The genome window TCCTTTCAGTTGTACGGTTATAGGTAAATCAACCCGGCATATTTCCTTATCTATTCAGCATCCACAGTTACCCGGTtctatcattttttcttttgttcacgCCAAGTGCTCTTTGGAAGAGTGAAGAGAACTTTGGCAGAACATTCTTGCTGATAAACCTAGTTTCCTTCCATGGTGTATTGGGGGGGATCTTAATGTTGTTATGGCTCCCCATGACAAGCGTGGGGGTCGGCCGGTTGGGGTTCATGAGGGGGTGGAGCTCATGTCTTTTATGGAGGCGGCTGGCGTTTTTGACGTGGGTTTTTCGGGTGCTAACTTTACATGGTGCAACAATCAGAGAGGTAGAGCTAAAATTTGGAAGCGATTGGATAGAGTGTTAATAAATGGGGAATGTACGGAGGTCTCTTCCATCATCTCCGTAGAGCATTTAGCGCGACACCCATCAGATCATGCTCCTCTACGAATTTCGTTTGCTACTCGATTAGACAACAAACCAAGGCCGTTTCGATTCTTGAACGTTTGGACTTCTCAGGCCGCTCTGATAGAGGTCATTAGAGGTGCTTGGGGGGCTGCGCTGCGGGTCTTGTGTTTGAAACTGTTGGCAACTAGGAGGGCTATCTAGGAGTGGAACAAGCAATCCTTTGGTAACATTTTCGATATGGTTCGGGTGGCAGAGAATGCGGTTCGAAGGGCTGAGGTGGAGGTGGAGGGCAATGAGGTTGAGCTGGCACAAGATGGACTTGAAAGGGCTCGAGCGGACCTAAGTCGGGCCCTGGCTCTTGAGGAGCAATTCTGGAGGCAAAATGCCCAAGTGCGGTGGCTTCAAAGTGGAGATCGGAATTCCAAATTTTTTCATGCAGTGGTGAAGCAACGAAGGGTACAGAGCGCCATCCATCGGATTAAGAACTCACGGGGTTCCTGGGTGGAAAAGGATGAGGAAATAGCATTTGAGGCGATCACGTTCTTCTCGGACCTGTTTTCTGAGCCTACTGCCCCTGTACAGGAGCTGATGCACTTAATTCCCCTATTAATTACGGAGGAGGATAATAAGTCCTTGGAGTAGGTCCCAACCATGGAAAAGGTTCGACGAGTGGTTTTTGCAATGGACCGGGCAAGTGCTACGGGCCCAGATGGATTCACAGGTAAgttctttacattttcttggGATGTCATTGCCTAAGATGTCTATAATGCGGTGCTAAGCTTCTTCTATGGGGCTGAATTGCCTAAGTTCATTACTTCCACCTCTATTGTGCTTATCCTTAAAGTGTCAAATCCCCAGGACTTTTCAATGTTTAGACCGATTAGTCTCTGCAATTTTTTTAATCAACTGTTGTCTAGACTTTTGGCCGACAGGCTATCCTCTATTTTGCCAAAGATTATCTCCCCCCAGCAGACGGGTTTTGTTAAGGGGCGGAATATAACGGAAAATTATTTGTTGGCCCAAGAATTGATGTCGGGCATTGGCAAGTCCGCTAGAGGGGGTAATGTCGCCCTTAAGTTGGACATGTCTAAGGCATACGATAGGGTGTCCTGGTTTCATATTGTTAATGTGTTGCGGAGGTTCAGGTTTGGAGAGCAGTTCATAGACAGGGTTTGGCGTCTACTCTCTAATGTATGGTTCTCAGTCATTGTCAATGGTGCATCACATGGATTTTTTAAGTCGGCTAGGGGGTTGCGTCAGGGTGATCCATTGTCGCCGGCACTATTTGTCATAGGTGCTGAGGTGCTGTCGCGAGGTCTGAATGACATGGCTCTACAACCAGGGTTTGTCGGGTTTAGAGTTCCCCATGGGTGTCCTCCTATCACCCACTTGGCTTTTGCGGATGATGTACTTATATTTGCGAATGGTTCTTCCAATTCTTTGTAGCACATTATGCGGGTTTTGGAGTTGTACCAGCATTCCTCGGGGCAGTTGGTAAATGCTCAAAAAAGCAGATATGTGACTCATCCATCTCTGCCTCCGTCTTGATGAAGGTTGATTGAGTGGGTCACGAAATTTACTAGGCAGGCTCTTCTATTTCGCTACTTGGGATTCCCGCTGTACTTGGGCAGGTGTCGGTCGTCGTATTTTGGGGTAGTGAGCCAAACTATTTTGGGAAGGGTGATGTCATGGAAGTCAAGGCTTCTATCTCCAGGTGGGAAGTTAATCCTTATTAAACATGTTCTTGCGGCTATACCTGTCTATTTGCTCTCGGCAGCGGTGTTGCCGAACTCGGTATTCGCAATGATTGAAAAGGTTTGTGCAAACTTCTTGTGGGGATCACTGGATGAGAAATTGAAGTTCCACTGGATACGATGGTCTCACTTATGCTACCCGGTGGAGGAGGGGGGCGCAGGATTTCGCAGGCTTCGGGATGTTTATCGAGCTTTTTCGTGCAAATTATGGTGGAGGTTTCGGACTGGATCTTCGCTTTGGGCAACCTTTTTGCACGCTAAATATTGTAGGGGGGATCATCCGTGCGAAGTCCCATTGAGGTTGTCCGCTACGGCTACTTGGAGACGGATGTGGAATGTTAGTCGACAGGTGGAGTTGTCATTGCTATGGCAGGTTAACGAGGGTTTGTGTAACTTCTAGTATGACAATTGGTTAGGCAACGGTGCTTTATTTCTTCGGTCTACCATCGCCCCGGATCTCACTTTTGGGGACTTCATCAGTAATGGGGAATGGGACGTACAGTTGCTCTCTCGAGCTGTACCACAAGAGATTATTCCGTCCATCTTACAACAGCCGGTACCTGGAGCGGGTCGTGCGGATGAGACGGTATAGATGGCGTCGACATCTGGTAAATTCACACTGGCCTCGGCTTTTGGAGAGGTTCGTCAGGCCCGCAACATCTCTGTTGTTCTATCTCGCGTCTGGCACCATCGAATTCCATTGAAGATTTCCTTTTTCATACTACGATTATTGATGGGACGGTTGCCTCTGGTAGATACGCTATGTAGGCTTGGCTTTCATATGCCTTCAAAGTGTCTTTGTTGTCAAAGTCCATCATGCGAATCGATTGAACATCTGTTCACTATGGGGCAGGTGGCCCTGGAGGTATGGGGTTACTTTGGGAATGTGTGTGGGGTAATCTGTACAGGGTCCTTACAGCGTGCAAGAATGGGTGCGTGGTGGTTCGTTGAGCAGAAATTGGAGAGGAGGCGATTCTTGTTTACTATCCTTCCTAGCTTTATTTGCTGGCATATTTGGAAGGCTAGGAATAAAGGCGTCTTTGAAGGCGAACCACTGCATCCAGCAGCTGTTATTCAGGCCATATTCAGAGAAGTTAAGATGCTATTGGAGATTCAGTTTAAGGGCCAAGTTGGGGCACACACGTTTCAGCAGTTATATGATTGGTCGGGTGTCCCAGTGGGTGGCTTTGGTTTTCAGTTGGTGCGTTGGATAGTGCCGGAGTTTGGGGTGCTAACGCTCAATACGGATGGGTGCTCAAAGGGTAACCCTGGTACGGGTGGTGGCGGTGATGTCCTGCGCGACTCATCCGGAAGGTCGCTATTTGCATTCTCGGCCTATCTTGGGGAAACTACCAGTCTACATGCGGAGACTTCAGCCCTTCTGATTGGGCTTCGCGAGTGTGCTCAG of Coffea arabica cultivar ET-39 chromosome 5c, Coffea Arabica ET-39 HiFi, whole genome shotgun sequence contains these proteins:
- the LOC140007180 gene encoding uncharacterized protein, with protein sequence MGVRMPRSQDKAASYCSLSSGTLATGRRLFRRTPAWTGVACRLRVWTGVEGVEEGEIAEVYVELPIAAGSLSPRMNILADKPSFLPWCIGGDLNVVMAPHDKRGGRPVGVHEGVELMSFMEAAGVFDVGFSGANFTWCNNQRENAVRRAEVEVEGNEVELAQDGLERARADLSRALALEEQFWRQNAQVRWLQSGDRNSKFFHAVVKQRRVQSAIHRIKNSRGSWVEKDEEIAFEAITFFSDLFSEPTAPVQELMHLIPLLITEEDNKSLE
- the LOC113689120 gene encoding uncharacterized protein, coding for MASTSGKFTLASAFGEVRQARNISVVLSRVWHHRIPLKISFFILRLLMGRLPLVDTLCRLGFHMPSKCLCCQSPSCESIEHLFTMGQVALEVWGYFGNVCGVICTGSLQRARMGAWWFVEQKLERRRFLFTILPSFICWHIWKARNKGVFEGEPLHPAAVIQAIFREVKMLLEIQFKGQVGAHTFQQLYDWSGVPVGGFGFQLVRWIVPEFGVLTLNTDGCSKGNPGTGGGGDVLRDSSGRSLFAFSAYLGETTSLHAETSALLIGLRECAQRGFGNVGVQLDSLVLVGVLQKTFQCPWHIRKEVWQIWQLLGDSPRIAHCYREANKVADILSNVGVTHPGQ